In a single window of the Candidatus Thorarchaeota archaeon genome:
- a CDS encoding type II toxin-antitoxin system RelE/ParE family toxin, which produces MAEYKVLLSKTAVTQLNLLEPGQAARVREVLRSLGTDPFHRRSGTDIRRLLTTDHPPLFRVRIGDYRAIYFVVGDEVRVTEIIHRSRGYKWLE; this is translated from the coding sequence TTGGCTGAGTACAAGGTCCTGCTCTCCAAGACCGCAGTGACACAGCTGAACCTGCTGGAACCGGGACAGGCCGCACGAGTCAGAGAGGTCTTACGGAGTCTGGGAACTGACCCGTTCCACAGGCGGTCTGGAACTGATATCAGACGACTCTTGACAACTGACCACCCACCACTCTTTCGGGTGCGGATTGGCGATTACAGGGCAATCTACTTCGTGGTTGGTGATGAGGTCCGTGTCACAGAGATCATCCATCGAAGTCGGGGTTACAAGTGGCTTGAGTGA